A genomic window from Mycobacterium sp. 050128 includes:
- the cofC gene encoding 2-phospho-L-lactate guanylyltransferase: MSGTRGDGAGDVALIIAVKRLEAAKTRLAPVFSAPTRQTVVLAMLVDTVTAAAGVAAVGSITVITPDEAAAAAAVRLGAQVIADPTPEGHHDPLNQAIATAERSVAESFANVVALQGDLPALQTQELAEAIAAARAHQRSFVADRLATGTAALCAFGTALDPHFGSDSAARHRRSGAIELTGAWPGLRCDVDTPADLVVARRLGVGGATARAIGHA, translated from the coding sequence ATGAGCGGCACACGGGGTGACGGCGCCGGCGATGTCGCGTTGATCATCGCCGTGAAGCGGTTGGAAGCCGCCAAGACCAGGCTGGCTCCGGTGTTCTCGGCGCCGACCCGCCAGACCGTGGTGCTGGCGATGTTGGTCGACACCGTGACGGCGGCGGCCGGCGTCGCCGCCGTCGGCTCGATCACGGTCATCACCCCCGACGAGGCCGCGGCGGCCGCAGCGGTACGGCTCGGGGCGCAGGTGATCGCCGACCCGACGCCCGAGGGCCACCACGATCCGCTGAACCAGGCGATCGCCACCGCCGAACGCTCAGTCGCCGAGTCGTTCGCCAATGTTGTTGCGCTGCAAGGTGATTTGCCCGCGTTACAGACTCAGGAGCTGGCCGAGGCGATCGCCGCGGCTCGTGCGCACCAGCGCAGCTTCGTCGCCGATCGGCTGGCTACCGGCACCGCGGCGTTGTGCGCGTTCGGCACCGCGCTCGATCCACACTTCGGGTCGGATTCGGCCGCGCGGCACCGTCGTTCGGGTGCGATCGAGCTGACGGGCGCGTGGCCCGGCCTGCGCTGTGACGTCGACACCCCCGCCGATTTGGTCGTCGCCCGACGGCTCGGCGTTGGCGGGGCAACCGCCCGCGCTATCGGCCACGCCTGA
- a CDS encoding NAD(P)H-dependent glycerol-3-phosphate dehydrogenase, whose translation MASTAGAVAVMGAGAWGTSLAKVLAEALEGARAPESEIRLWARRSDVAEQINATRYNPAYLPGTLLPPGIRATADAAEALHGVTTVLLGVPAQNLRSNLEQWAPLIADGATLVSLAKGIELGTLMRMSQVIVSVTGVDMSQVAVISGPNLASEIAECQPTATVVACSDSGRAVALQRMLNTGYFRPYTNSDVVGTEIGGACKNVIALACGMAAGVGLGENTAAAIITRGLAEIMRLGIALGAKGATLAGLAGVGDLVATCTSPHSRNRSMGERLGRGASMQVALEGKDGHVVEGVTSCESVLALASSYDVEMPLTDAVHRVCHKGLSVDEAMALLLGRSTKPE comes from the coding sequence ATGGCCAGCACAGCGGGCGCCGTTGCGGTGATGGGCGCCGGAGCATGGGGAACGTCGCTGGCCAAGGTGCTCGCCGAGGCCCTCGAAGGGGCCCGAGCACCGGAATCGGAGATCAGGCTGTGGGCCCGGCGATCCGATGTCGCCGAGCAGATCAACGCCACCCGCTACAACCCCGCCTACCTGCCCGGCACCCTGTTGCCGCCGGGTATCCGGGCCACCGCCGACGCGGCCGAGGCGCTACACGGCGTGACGACGGTGCTGCTGGGAGTCCCGGCGCAGAACCTGCGCAGCAACCTCGAGCAGTGGGCACCCCTGATCGCCGACGGCGCGACCCTGGTCAGCCTGGCCAAAGGCATCGAGCTGGGCACCCTGATGCGAATGAGCCAGGTCATCGTCTCGGTGACCGGCGTCGACATGTCCCAGGTCGCGGTGATCTCCGGGCCGAACCTGGCCAGTGAAATCGCCGAATGTCAACCCACCGCCACCGTGGTCGCGTGCAGCGACTCCGGGCGCGCGGTCGCCCTGCAGCGCATGTTGAACACCGGCTACTTCCGCCCGTACACCAACAGCGACGTGGTCGGCACCGAGATAGGCGGGGCCTGCAAGAACGTCATCGCGCTCGCGTGCGGAATGGCGGCCGGCGTCGGGCTGGGCGAAAACACCGCCGCGGCGATCATCACCCGCGGTCTGGCCGAGATCATGCGGCTTGGCATCGCGCTGGGCGCCAAAGGCGCGACCCTGGCGGGCCTGGCCGGCGTGGGTGACCTGGTGGCTACCTGCACGTCTCCGCATTCGCGCAACCGGTCGATGGGTGAGCGCCTGGGTCGGGGCGCAAGCATGCAGGTGGCGCTGGAGGGAAAGGACGGCCACGTCGTCGAGGGCGTGACGTCGTGCGAATCCGTGCTCGCGCTGGCGTCCAGCTATGACGTCGAGATGCCGCTCACCGATGCGGTACACCGGGTCTGCCACAAGGGACTCTCGGTCGACGAGGCGATGGCCCTGCTGCTGGGCCGCAGCACCAAACCGGAATGA
- a CDS encoding D-alanine--D-alanine ligase family protein codes for MSGGSRVRVAVVFGGRSNEHAISCVSAGSILRNLDPQRFDVVAIGITPEGSWVLTDGDPDALAISNRQLPAVTTESGTELALPADPRRSGQLVSLPPGAGEVLGSVDVVFPVLHGPYGEDGTIQGLLELADVPYVGAGVLSSAVGMDKEFTKKLLVAEGIPVGPYVVLRPSQQLLAPEERERLGLPVFVKPARGGSSIGVSRVASWDELAAAVADARRHDPKVIVEAAINGRELECGVLEMPDGTIEASTVGEIRVAGVRGREDGFYDFETKYLDDAAELDVPAKVDDEIADDVRQLAIRAFKAIDCQGLARVDFFLTEDGPVINEVNTMPGFTTISMYPRMWAASGIDYRSLLATMVETALARGTGLR; via the coding sequence GTGTCAGGGGGCAGCCGGGTGCGCGTTGCTGTCGTCTTCGGTGGGCGCAGCAACGAGCACGCCATCTCGTGCGTGTCCGCGGGCAGCATTCTGCGCAACCTCGACCCGCAGCGATTCGATGTGGTCGCGATCGGCATCACCCCCGAAGGCTCGTGGGTGCTCACCGACGGCGATCCGGACGCGCTGGCGATCAGTAACCGGCAACTGCCCGCGGTGACCACCGAATCGGGAACCGAGCTGGCGCTGCCGGCCGATCCGCGGCGCAGCGGCCAGTTGGTGTCACTACCGCCGGGCGCCGGTGAAGTCCTGGGTTCGGTCGACGTGGTCTTCCCGGTTCTGCACGGCCCCTACGGCGAGGACGGCACGATCCAGGGGCTGCTCGAACTCGCCGATGTGCCCTACGTCGGTGCCGGAGTGCTGTCCAGCGCCGTCGGGATGGACAAGGAATTCACCAAGAAGCTGCTTGTCGCCGAGGGGATTCCGGTCGGACCGTATGTGGTACTGCGCCCGTCGCAGCAGCTGCTGGCACCCGAGGAGCGCGAGCGGCTGGGTTTGCCGGTGTTCGTCAAACCCGCGCGGGGTGGTTCGTCGATCGGGGTCAGCCGGGTAGCGAGTTGGGACGAACTGGCCGCCGCGGTGGCCGATGCTCGCCGGCACGATCCGAAGGTGATCGTCGAAGCGGCGATCAATGGTCGCGAGCTGGAGTGCGGTGTGCTCGAAATGCCGGACGGCACAATAGAAGCCAGCACGGTGGGGGAGATCCGGGTGGCCGGTGTGCGCGGTCGCGAGGACGGCTTCTACGACTTCGAAACGAAATACCTCGACGATGCAGCCGAATTGGACGTGCCCGCCAAGGTCGACGACGAGATCGCAGACGACGTGCGTCAATTGGCAATCCGGGCGTTCAAGGCCATCGACTGCCAGGGCCTGGCCCGGGTGGACTTCTTCCTCACCGAGGACGGTCCGGTGATCAACGAGGTCAACACGATGCCGGGGTTCACCACGATCTCGATGTACCCGAGGATGTGGGCGGCCAGCGGCATCGACTACCGGAGTCTCTTGGCCACCATGGTCGAAACCGCTCTGGCCCGGGGCACGGGTCTGCGCTAA
- a CDS encoding DUF3515 domain-containing protein has product MTGSDSDDPGGPPRALLIAAVVVAVLAIGIVLVIAATREAPPQPVALPTVPAPQAGSPACHALSAALPQRLGDYQRAPLAQPAPEGATAWRTATGNEPVVLRCGLDRPTAFVVGSPIQIVDRVQWFEVAAEQQSAGDAGRSTWYTVDRPVYLALTLPSGSGPTPIQQLSEVIDHTITAVPIDPARPGER; this is encoded by the coding sequence ATGACCGGTTCGGACTCCGACGACCCAGGCGGACCGCCGCGGGCCCTGCTCATCGCCGCGGTTGTGGTGGCGGTCCTCGCCATCGGCATCGTGCTTGTCATCGCGGCAACTCGCGAAGCGCCGCCGCAGCCGGTCGCCCTTCCCACCGTGCCGGCGCCGCAGGCCGGCAGCCCGGCATGCCACGCGCTGTCGGCGGCGCTGCCGCAGCGGCTCGGCGACTATCAGCGCGCACCGCTGGCACAGCCGGCACCCGAGGGCGCGACCGCCTGGCGCACCGCGACCGGCAACGAGCCGGTGGTGTTGCGCTGCGGGCTCGACCGTCCGACCGCCTTTGTGGTGGGGTCCCCGATCCAGATCGTCGACCGGGTGCAATGGTTCGAGGTGGCGGCCGAGCAGCAATCCGCTGGTGACGCAGGCAGATCCACCTGGTACACGGTGGACCGGCCGGTATATCTGGCGCTGACCCTGCCGTCGGGATCCGGACCCACACCGATCCAGCAGCTTTCCGAGGTGATCGACCACACCATCACCGCGGTGCCGATCGACCCCGCCCGGCCCGGTGAGCGTTAG
- a CDS encoding thiamine-phosphate kinase, whose protein sequence is MREEVAGDSPTLGQLGEFAVIDRLVRGRVQPDAVLLGPGDDAAVVSAGDGRSVVSTDMLVAGRHFRLDWSTPHDVGRKAIAQNAADIEAMGGRATAFVVGFGAPADTPTADADALVDGMWDEAARVGAGIVGGDLVSSPLWVLSVAVLGDLGGRAPVLRSGAKPGAVLAVAGELGRSAAGYSLWHNEISGFDELRARHLVPEPPYGQGAAAAAAGAQAMIDVSDGLVADLRHVADASGVGIDLSTAALAPDRDALSAAAAAAGIDPWSWVLGGGEDHALVACFAGEVPSGWRVIGRVLDGPARVLVDGAQWQGYAGWQSFAR, encoded by the coding sequence GTGCGCGAGGAAGTAGCGGGCGATTCGCCCACCCTGGGGCAGCTCGGTGAATTCGCCGTCATCGACCGGCTGGTGCGCGGCCGGGTGCAGCCCGATGCGGTGCTGCTGGGCCCGGGTGACGACGCGGCGGTGGTATCGGCCGGCGACGGCCGCAGCGTGGTGTCGACCGACATGCTGGTGGCGGGCCGGCATTTCCGGCTGGACTGGTCCACGCCGCATGACGTCGGACGCAAGGCGATAGCCCAGAACGCCGCGGACATCGAGGCGATGGGCGGGCGGGCCACGGCGTTCGTCGTCGGCTTCGGCGCCCCCGCCGATACGCCGACGGCGGACGCGGACGCGTTGGTCGACGGAATGTGGGATGAGGCAGCGCGAGTCGGCGCCGGCATCGTCGGCGGCGACCTGGTCAGCTCCCCGCTATGGGTGTTGTCGGTGGCGGTGTTGGGCGACTTGGGCGGCCGGGCCCCGGTGTTGCGCTCTGGGGCAAAGCCCGGCGCGGTGCTTGCCGTCGCCGGTGAACTGGGCCGCTCGGCAGCGGGATACTCGTTGTGGCACAACGAGATTAGTGGGTTCGACGAACTGCGTGCCCGCCATCTGGTGCCCGAGCCGCCCTACGGCCAGGGGGCGGCGGCCGCGGCCGCGGGTGCGCAGGCGATGATCGATGTCTCCGATGGCCTGGTCGCGGATCTGCGACATGTGGCCGACGCGTCGGGAGTGGGCATCGATTTGTCCACCGCGGCGCTGGCTCCCGATCGCGACGCGCTGAGCGCAGCCGCGGCGGCGGCCGGGATCGATCCATGGTCGTGGGTACTGGGCGGCGGTGAAGACCACGCTCTGGTGGCCTGTTTCGCCGGTGAGGTGCCGTCCGGGTGGCGCGTGATCGGGCGGGTGCTCGACGGGCCCGCCCGGGTACTCGTCGACGGCGCCCAGTGGCAGGGATACGCGGGCTGGCAGTCTTTCGCTCGGTGA
- a CDS encoding uracil-DNA glycosylase, with protein MTARPLSELVEQGWAGALEPVAEQVTKMGQFLRDEIAAGRKYLPAGPNVLRAFTFPFDQVRVLIVGQDPYPTPGHAVGLSFSVAPDVRPLPRSLSNIFDEYSADLGYPQPSCGDLTPWAQRGVLLLNRVLTVRPSNPASHRGKGWEAVTECAIRALVARSQPMVAILWGRDASTLKPVLAEGNCVAIESPHPSPLSASRGFFGSRPFSRANDLLTGMGADPIDWRLP; from the coding sequence GTGACCGCGCGCCCGTTGAGTGAACTCGTCGAGCAGGGGTGGGCGGGTGCGCTCGAGCCGGTGGCCGAACAGGTGACCAAGATGGGGCAGTTTCTGCGCGACGAGATCGCAGCCGGCCGAAAATACCTGCCTGCCGGTCCGAATGTGTTGCGCGCCTTCACCTTTCCCTTCGACCAAGTGCGGGTGTTGATCGTCGGACAAGATCCCTACCCGACGCCGGGGCATGCGGTGGGCCTGAGCTTCTCGGTGGCTCCCGACGTGCGTCCGCTGCCGCGCAGTCTGTCCAACATCTTCGACGAGTACTCGGCCGACCTGGGTTACCCGCAACCGTCGTGCGGCGATCTGACGCCCTGGGCCCAGCGTGGCGTGCTGCTGTTGAACAGGGTCCTCACGGTTCGTCCGAGCAACCCGGCGTCGCATCGCGGCAAGGGCTGGGAAGCGGTCACCGAGTGTGCGATCCGCGCCCTGGTCGCGCGGTCGCAGCCGATGGTGGCGATCCTGTGGGGCCGCGACGCGTCCACCCTCAAACCGGTGCTGGCAGAGGGTAATTGCGTGGCGATCGAGTCGCCGCACCCCTCGCCGCTGTCCGCCTCGCGCGGATTCTTCGGCTCGCGTCCGTTCAGCCGCGCCAACGACTTACTCACCGGGATGGGCGCCGACCCGATCGACTGGCGGCTGCCCTAA
- a CDS encoding oxidoreductase gives MARWLITGCSTGFGREIARAALEDGHSVVVTARRAEAVQDLADEFGDRAVAVALDVTDGAQIAAAVSAADEAFGGIDVLVNNAGHGYLSSVEEGEDAEVRKLFDVNYFGAVDMIKAVLPAMRDRGAGHIINISSMTGLVANPPNAYYSSTKFALEAITEALATEVRPLGIKVTAIEPGAFRTDWATRSMKESGSPIAAYADVAARKDLIKQFADHLPGDPRKVAEAVLMVTTLDDPPLRLLLGRDVLKAMRDKITAMSASIEEWKAVTKDVNFPESGA, from the coding sequence ATGGCGCGCTGGCTGATCACGGGTTGCTCCACCGGATTCGGGCGTGAGATCGCCCGCGCCGCATTGGAAGACGGCCACAGCGTGGTGGTGACCGCGCGGCGGGCCGAGGCGGTCCAGGATCTGGCCGACGAATTCGGGGACCGGGCCGTCGCGGTCGCGCTCGATGTGACCGATGGCGCCCAGATCGCGGCGGCGGTGTCGGCGGCCGACGAGGCGTTCGGCGGGATCGACGTCCTGGTCAACAACGCCGGTCACGGCTACCTGTCCTCGGTGGAAGAGGGTGAGGACGCCGAGGTGCGAAAGTTGTTCGACGTCAACTACTTCGGGGCCGTCGACATGATCAAGGCGGTACTGCCGGCCATGCGCGACCGCGGCGCAGGCCACATCATCAACATCTCGTCGATGACCGGTCTAGTGGCCAACCCGCCCAACGCCTACTACTCCTCGACCAAGTTCGCGCTCGAGGCCATAACCGAGGCGCTGGCCACCGAGGTACGGCCGCTGGGTATCAAGGTGACCGCGATCGAGCCGGGCGCCTTCCGTACCGACTGGGCCACGCGGTCGATGAAGGAATCGGGCAGCCCGATCGCCGCCTACGCCGACGTGGCCGCGCGCAAGGACCTGATCAAGCAGTTCGCCGACCATCTGCCGGGCGACCCACGCAAGGTGGCCGAGGCGGTGCTGATGGTCACCACGCTTGACGATCCACCGCTGCGGCTGCTGCTCGGCCGCGACGTGCTGAAGGCGATGCGCGACAAGATCACCGCGATGTCGGCGTCGATCGAAGAGTGGAAAGCCGTCACGAAGGACGTGAACTTCCCCGAATCGGGAGCTTAG
- a CDS encoding sulfotransferase family protein produces MAASSTFDPVGVLADAQRKETLTDWGPGEFEGPLRVLLDAYAHADLNTIGVHILRSGIVHSLRMRLRTQEWIRRHPEILDEQVAAPIVVVGMMRSGTTLLQRLLAADPRFVCAYGWEVVEVAPRLDYRFGAAEDPRIAISEAREAKSRELAPDLFAIHPMYAREAEEEIVFLADAFLSHVPESGAHLPHYRSWLDEQDFSPAYDYLHRMLQFVQWQKRQSQLGRHRPLQRWVLKSPAHLGYLDLLRARFPDLHIVHMHRDPRTTIASGASLNATLHAMHADTVDVHRVGAQWLQRMGWTNDRAMSTRDGWTDDAAVVTDIGFDDAVADPIGQVARVYDAVGLPLTGDAEDAMRRWLVERPREAARPPYGLQKYGLRAEQVDERFTLYNKRFEQHIGGTAHA; encoded by the coding sequence GTGGCAGCCTCCAGCACCTTTGACCCCGTCGGCGTGCTGGCCGACGCGCAGCGCAAAGAGACGCTAACCGATTGGGGCCCCGGCGAATTCGAGGGCCCGCTGCGGGTGCTGCTGGACGCCTACGCGCACGCCGACCTCAACACCATCGGCGTGCACATCCTGCGCTCCGGCATCGTGCACAGCCTGCGCATGCGGCTTCGCACCCAGGAGTGGATCCGCCGACACCCGGAGATCCTCGACGAGCAGGTCGCCGCGCCGATCGTCGTCGTCGGAATGATGCGCAGCGGCACCACCCTATTGCAGCGACTGCTGGCCGCCGATCCGCGTTTCGTCTGCGCCTACGGCTGGGAGGTTGTCGAGGTCGCGCCGCGGCTCGACTATCGTTTCGGCGCTGCCGAGGATCCCCGCATCGCGATCAGCGAAGCGCGCGAAGCGAAATCGCGCGAACTGGCGCCGGATCTGTTCGCCATCCACCCGATGTACGCACGCGAAGCCGAAGAAGAGATCGTCTTTTTGGCCGACGCGTTTCTGTCCCATGTCCCCGAATCCGGTGCACACCTTCCGCATTACCGGTCCTGGCTCGACGAGCAGGACTTCTCCCCCGCCTACGACTACCTGCACCGCATGCTCCAATTCGTCCAATGGCAGAAGCGGCAAAGTCAGTTGGGGCGGCACCGCCCCCTGCAGCGCTGGGTGCTGAAATCGCCCGCACACCTTGGCTATCTGGACCTGCTGCGCGCGCGCTTCCCCGACCTGCACATCGTGCACATGCACCGCGACCCGCGCACCACGATCGCCTCGGGCGCCAGCCTGAACGCCACCCTGCACGCGATGCACGCCGACACCGTCGATGTACATCGGGTGGGCGCGCAGTGGCTGCAGCGGATGGGCTGGACCAACGATCGGGCCATGTCGACCCGCGACGGCTGGACTGACGACGCCGCCGTGGTGACCGACATCGGATTCGACGACGCGGTGGCCGATCCGATCGGACAGGTGGCCCGCGTTTACGACGCCGTCGGCCTGCCGCTCACCGGTGACGCCGAGGATGCGATGCGGCGCTGGCTGGTCGAGCGTCCGCGCGAGGCCGCCCGCCCGCCCTACGGGCTGCAGAAGTACGGCCTGCGCGCCGAGCAGGTCGACGAGCGATTCACTCTGTACAACAAGCGTTTTGAACAGCACATCGGAGGAACTGCGCATGCCTGA
- a CDS encoding nuclear transport factor 2 family protein, translating to MSDSGREITNLIYTYAELLDGGDLDGVAGLFAHGRICGMEDGPPETVFEGSARVRQMYDMATRIYEDGTPKTKHNTSNVQLHVDEAAGTARSTSYYCVTQATPELPLQVIVTGHYKDTFHRVDGAWWFDSRIMFVDQVGDVSQHLKF from the coding sequence ATGAGTGACAGCGGACGCGAAATCACCAACCTGATCTACACGTACGCCGAGCTCCTCGACGGTGGCGACCTGGACGGGGTGGCCGGGCTTTTCGCGCACGGCCGCATCTGCGGCATGGAAGACGGCCCGCCGGAGACGGTGTTCGAAGGGTCCGCCCGGGTGCGCCAGATGTACGACATGGCCACCCGTATCTACGAGGACGGCACCCCGAAGACCAAACACAACACCAGCAACGTGCAGCTGCACGTCGACGAGGCCGCGGGCACCGCACGCAGCACGTCCTACTACTGCGTCACGCAGGCCACCCCCGAGCTTCCGCTGCAGGTGATCGTCACCGGGCACTACAAGGACACCTTCCACCGGGTGGACGGAGCCTGGTGGTTCGACAGCCGCATCATGTTCGTCGACCAGGTCGGCGACGTCAGCCAGCACCTGAAGTTCTGA
- a CDS encoding SDR family NAD(P)-dependent oxidoreductase, with protein MTLPWTPSRLGNLTGKRVIVTGATNGVGLGTAQALTKAGAHVILAVRNTDLGKQRAAEMGGSTSVIKLDLADLSSVRAFPDQVDGDIDILINNAGTLCDHRTETVDGFEMTLGTNLLGPFALTNLLLPRVRSQIINVGSDAHKSATLRLDDMHLRRNKWTRLGAYAMSKLGVMLWGLDLDRRLRAAGSPIVTQLTHPGWVASNLSNISDAPLMSLVQKGVTVVADRFANDIAEGAATTLYCISEPVPPGSFVGVSGRLGLRGEPALIGRTPLASNYDVAARLVAFAEEQTGTTLPL; from the coding sequence GTGACGTTACCTTGGACGCCGAGCCGCCTCGGCAACTTGACCGGCAAGCGAGTCATCGTGACGGGGGCAACCAACGGCGTCGGCCTGGGCACCGCGCAGGCGCTGACCAAAGCCGGTGCCCACGTGATCCTGGCCGTACGCAACACCGACCTGGGCAAGCAGCGCGCCGCGGAGATGGGCGGCTCGACATCGGTGATCAAGCTCGATCTCGCGGACTTGTCCTCGGTGCGGGCCTTCCCCGATCAGGTCGACGGGGACATCGACATCCTGATCAACAACGCCGGCACCCTCTGCGACCATCGCACGGAAACCGTCGACGGCTTCGAGATGACGCTGGGCACCAACCTGCTCGGGCCGTTCGCGTTGACCAATCTGCTGCTGCCGCGGGTGCGTTCGCAGATCATCAACGTCGGCTCCGATGCGCACAAGTCGGCCACGCTGCGCCTCGACGACATGCACCTGCGTCGCAACAAGTGGACGCGGCTGGGCGCCTATGCCATGTCCAAGCTCGGGGTCATGCTGTGGGGGCTTGACCTGGATCGCCGGCTGCGCGCCGCCGGATCGCCGATCGTCACTCAACTGACTCATCCCGGATGGGTGGCCTCGAACCTGTCGAACATCTCGGACGCGCCGCTGATGTCGTTGGTGCAAAAGGGCGTCACAGTCGTGGCCGACCGGTTCGCCAACGACATCGCCGAAGGCGCGGCCACCACGTTGTACTGCATCAGCGAGCCGGTGCCGCCGGGCAGCTTCGTCGGTGTCAGCGGCAGGCTCGGCCTGCGCGGTGAGCCGGCGCTGATCGGCCGCACACCGCTGGCGTCAAACTATGACGTGGCCGCCCGCCTGGTTGCTTTCGCCGAAGAGCAAACGGGCACAACGCTGCCCCTGTAG
- a CDS encoding mycofactocin-coupled SDR family oxidoreductase, with product MGELDNSVAVITGAARGQGRSHAVALAEQGADIIAVDICADIDAIPYPLGTKADLEETARLVEAAGRKAAPVVADVRDLPQLAAGVQTAIDELGEVDIVIANAGVVAIGDTEIRNEPVFNSIVDTNLKGVWHTLLATVPSIIRGGKGGSIVMVSSSQGLTGRGGDGTAAMFAYAASKHGVVGLMRSAANAYAPHKIRVNSIHPAGVMTPMILNDFVVNRMLENPNPAVAQMLLPDVPLVEPQDVTEAVLWLVGPRARYITGVSIPVDAGHIVM from the coding sequence ATGGGTGAACTCGATAACTCGGTCGCCGTCATCACGGGCGCGGCACGCGGCCAGGGACGCAGCCACGCCGTGGCGCTCGCCGAACAGGGCGCCGACATCATCGCCGTGGACATCTGCGCCGATATCGACGCGATTCCCTATCCGTTGGGGACCAAAGCGGATCTCGAAGAGACCGCGCGGCTGGTCGAAGCCGCGGGCCGCAAGGCGGCGCCCGTCGTCGCCGACGTCCGCGACCTGCCGCAGTTGGCGGCCGGGGTGCAGACCGCGATCGACGAACTCGGCGAGGTGGACATCGTCATCGCCAACGCCGGGGTGGTGGCGATCGGTGACACCGAGATCCGTAACGAGCCGGTGTTCAACTCGATCGTCGACACCAACCTCAAGGGGGTCTGGCACACGCTGTTGGCGACGGTGCCGTCGATCATTCGCGGGGGCAAGGGCGGATCGATCGTGATGGTCAGCTCGTCGCAGGGCCTGACCGGCCGGGGCGGCGACGGCACCGCGGCGATGTTCGCCTACGCCGCGTCCAAGCACGGCGTGGTGGGGCTGATGCGTTCGGCCGCCAATGCCTATGCGCCGCACAAGATTCGGGTCAATTCGATCCATCCGGCCGGGGTCATGACGCCGATGATCCTCAACGACTTCGTGGTGAACCGGATGCTGGAGAATCCGAACCCGGCCGTCGCGCAGATGCTGCTGCCCGACGTGCCGCTGGTCGAGCCGCAAGACGTGACCGAGGCCGTGCTGTGGCTGGTCGGTCCCCGCGCGCGTTACATAACCGGCGTATCGATACCCGTCGACGCCGGACACATCGTGATGTAG
- the rpmB gene encoding 50S ribosomal protein L28 has translation MAAVCDICGKGPGFGKSVSHSHRRTSRRWDPNVQTVHVVARPGGNKQRLSVCASCIKAGKVVRG, from the coding sequence ATGGCCGCTGTGTGCGATATCTGCGGGAAAGGCCCCGGCTTCGGTAAGTCGGTGTCGCACTCCCACCGGCGCACCAGCCGGCGCTGGGACCCGAACGTCCAGACGGTGCACGTCGTGGCCCGTCCCGGCGGCAACAAGCAACGCCTCAGCGTGTGCGCGTCCTGCATCAAGGCCGGCAAGGTCGTACGCGGCTAG